The Chitinophagales bacterium genome has a segment encoding these proteins:
- a CDS encoding transposase — MFSLLKNGKKKRCWSCSSLDVICWGKQQNKQRFKCKNCGILFTRNRPEQKIKNRFIWFKKWIIERQTYNTLCRDSGYSKDTLQRTFYKILERSPTVKIIKREQVNLRVDGTYFAQFCLIAYQDNLDGYTQLIRFSDGEHFEEIKEDLSNLIHLGIKLESITSDGAKSILKAIKHTDSNIVIQRCLVHIQRMCLLWLTKYPKHIAGQELRKHILLLLKIETQNDKIWWTRELKLWYERHKDYLNEKTINLETRRYWYTHKLLRRSYFSIKRALPNMFHYLENPKIPRTTNGIEGYFSHLKNHLDLHRGLTLKNRINFIKWYVYLSNEK; from the coding sequence ATATTTTCTTTGTTAAAAAATGGCAAAAAAAAGCGATGTTGGAGCTGTAGTAGTTTAGATGTAATATGCTGGGGCAAACAACAAAACAAGCAAAGATTTAAGTGTAAAAACTGTGGCATATTATTCACAAGGAATAGACCAGAACAAAAAATAAAGAACCGATTCATATGGTTCAAGAAATGGATAATAGAAAGACAAACCTACAACACATTATGTAGAGATAGTGGTTATTCAAAAGACACCTTACAAAGAACCTTTTATAAAATTTTAGAGCGTTCGCCCACGGTTAAAATCATAAAAAGAGAACAAGTTAATCTTAGAGTGGACGGTACTTATTTTGCACAGTTCTGTTTAATAGCTTATCAAGATAATCTTGATGGCTATACACAACTTATCCGTTTTTCAGATGGAGAGCATTTTGAAGAGATTAAGGAAGATTTAAGTAATTTAATACACTTAGGCATTAAATTAGAAAGTATTACCTCAGATGGTGCTAAAAGTATATTAAAAGCAATTAAACATACTGACAGTAATATAGTTATACAAAGATGCTTGGTACATATTCAACGAATGTGCTTACTATGGCTTACTAAATACCCTAAACACATAGCAGGACAAGAACTTAGAAAACATATTTTGCTATTACTCAAAATAGAAACACAGAATGATAAAATATGGTGGACAAGAGAGTTAAAGCTATGGTATGAAAGACACAAAGACTATCTTAATGAAAAGACTATTAACTTAGAAACTAGAAGGTATTGGTATACTCATAAACTACTAAGAAGATCCTACTTCTCAATAAAAAGAGCATTGCCTAATATGTTTCACTATTTAGAAAATCCAAAAATACCAAGAACAACAAATGGAATTGAAGGTTATTTTAGCCATCTAAAAAATCATCTTGATTTGCACAGAGGTTTGACTTTAAAAAATAGAATAAATTTCATCAAATGGTATGTGTATTTATCTAATGAAAAATAG
- a CDS encoding N-acetyl-gamma-glutamyl-phosphate reductase, with amino-acid sequence MKIKAGIIGAAGYTGGELIRLLIHHPNVEIAFCYSRSQAGKNINEIHDDLLNCDLKFINIIDKNIDIVFLCLPHGETKLFLQEHSFNNIKIIDLSNDFRLKANAQNFVYGLPELNKAEIKQSSLIANPGCFATTIQLALLPLAKNQLLKNDIHISAITGSTGAGTSLSTTSHFSWRNNNMSVYKAFTHQHLAEITESIVQLQNNFNYDINFIPYRGNFARGIIATIYTSFDGSIAEAQAMYKNYYKDEAFVFVSDKNIHLKQVVNTNNCLLYLEKQGNKLMIISCTDNLLKGASGQALQNMNLIFGFKETLGLELKGIGF; translated from the coding sequence ATGAAAATTAAAGCAGGTATTATTGGAGCAGCTGGTTATACTGGTGGTGAGTTAATTCGTTTACTCATTCATCATCCAAATGTAGAGATTGCTTTTTGTTATAGTAGAAGTCAAGCTGGTAAAAATATTAATGAAATTCACGACGATTTATTGAATTGTGATTTGAAGTTTATAAATATAATTGATAAAAATATAGATATTGTATTTCTATGTTTACCACACGGCGAAACCAAATTATTTTTACAAGAACATTCTTTTAATAATATAAAAATTATTGATTTAAGCAACGATTTCCGATTGAAAGCCAATGCTCAAAATTTTGTTTACGGTTTACCAGAATTAAACAAAGCTGAAATTAAGCAAAGTAGTTTAATTGCCAATCCAGGATGTTTTGCTACTACCATACAATTAGCACTATTGCCATTAGCAAAAAATCAATTGTTGAAAAATGATATACATATTTCTGCTATAACAGGAAGTACAGGAGCAGGAACATCTTTAAGTACTACCAGTCATTTTTCGTGGCGAAACAACAATATGAGTGTATATAAAGCATTTACACATCAACACTTAGCAGAAATAACCGAAAGCATAGTACAGCTACAAAATAATTTTAACTACGACATAAATTTTATACCATACAGAGGCAATTTTGCAAGAGGCATTATTGCTACAATATATACTTCGTTTGATGGTTCGATAGCCGAAGCACAAGCGATGTATAAAAACTATTATAAAGACGAAGCTTTTGTATTTGTAAGCGATAAGAACATACACTTAAAACAAGTAGTGAATACCAATAACTGTTTGTTGTACTTAGAAAAACAAGGCAATAAATTGATGATCATTTCTTGTACCGACAATTTACTAAAAGGAGCAAGCGGACAAGCCCTACAAAACATGAATCTTATTTTCGGTTTTAAAGAAACACTTGGTTTGGAGTTGAAAGGTATTGGGTTTTAG